A window of Desulfobacterales bacterium contains these coding sequences:
- a CDS encoding winged helix-turn-helix domain-containing protein translates to MENIAFFQWVNKQEKELKKALVDKNPDQLKLPFALWTRRAVQQLVKQLWSINMPIRTVGEYLKRWEFTPQKPLRRAYEPNPVAVKKWLADDYPAIAAKAKTGKN, encoded by the coding sequence ATGGAAAATATAGCGTTTTTTCAGTGGGTTAATAAACAGGAAAAGGAACTTAAAAAGGCCCTTGTCGATAAAAACCCCGACCAACTCAAACTTCCTTTTGCGCTGTGGACACGCCGGGCCGTTCAACAATTAGTAAAACAACTCTGGTCGATCAATATGCCAATCCGCACGGTAGGAGAATACCTGAAACGTTGGGAATTTACCCCTCAAAAGCCATTACGTCGGGCCTATGAACCGAACCCGGTCGCGGTAAAAAAATGGCTGGCGGATGATTATCCGGCTATCGCCGCTAAAGCCAAAACAGGAAAAAACTGA
- a CDS encoding DUF6444 domain-containing protein, with the protein MEFKRPFSKADWLATPEPVRKYIVQQEQAIVKLTSRLEQLEKRTEKLEGRVKQNSQNSSKPPSSESPFDKPKKQDKKKTRKRGGQKGHKGHQQTLLEPTEEVPLYPHQCICGGTHFDSESLKPFYTHQFIELPEIKMDVTHFILHQGTCSNCGKTVKASIPKENQTGYGSSLCAAVGELSGMHGAMP; encoded by the coding sequence ATGGAATTTAAACGACCATTTTCAAAAGCTGACTGGCTTGCCACGCCAGAACCTGTTCGGAAATATATCGTACAACAGGAGCAGGCGATTGTTAAACTTACATCCAGATTGGAACAGCTGGAAAAGCGGACTGAAAAGCTTGAAGGTCGAGTAAAACAAAATTCTCAAAATTCCAGTAAGCCACCGTCATCTGAGAGCCCGTTTGACAAACCCAAAAAGCAAGACAAAAAGAAAACGAGAAAACGGGGTGGCCAAAAAGGTCATAAGGGCCATCAACAAACTCTTCTTGAGCCCACCGAGGAAGTTCCGCTCTATCCGCATCAATGCATTTGTGGTGGGACACACTTTGACAGCGAGAGTTTAAAACCGTTTTATACACATCAATTCATCGAGTTGCCTGAAATTAAAATGGACGTAACTCATTTTATTCTTCATCAGGGCACATGTTCAAATTGCGGTAAAACGGTCAAAGCCAGTATACCAAAAGAGAATCAAACCGGTTATGGTTCCAGTCTCTGCGCTGCTGTTGGCGAATTAAGTGGCATGCATGGTGCCATGCCGTGA
- a CDS encoding IS66 family transposase, giving the protein MVPCRETVQSFCQSVFGFPISIGAIQNIIDRVSCAIEPAYDRIAEIVRSSLVNYVDETSWKEGGKLRWLWTMVNENAAFFLIHPNRSKAAFDQLIENWKSILVSDGYNVYRNWVNHRQTCLAHYIRKATALSESKNESIRTFGTNIKSELQLLCSWGEKPPNEKKWTEFISRFTLLLILYEGADDEAGQLARSLGREIDSLWVFLEENGVEPTNNRAERALRFSVLWRKRSNGTQSDKGNRWVERILSFKQTCRIKGLAPFQILHDSIKCYFKELTPNLNWLG; this is encoded by the coding sequence ATGGTGCCATGCCGTGAGACGGTTCAAAGTTTTTGTCAATCGGTTTTCGGCTTTCCCATTTCCATCGGTGCGATTCAAAACATTATTGATCGGGTATCATGTGCTATTGAACCGGCCTATGACCGAATTGCCGAAATCGTCAGATCCTCTTTGGTAAATTATGTAGATGAAACGTCTTGGAAAGAAGGCGGGAAACTTCGATGGCTGTGGACCATGGTCAATGAAAACGCGGCCTTTTTCTTGATTCATCCGAACAGATCCAAAGCTGCCTTTGATCAGCTGATCGAAAATTGGAAAAGCATATTAGTCAGTGATGGCTATAATGTTTACCGCAACTGGGTCAATCATCGACAGACTTGTCTGGCTCACTATATTCGAAAGGCCACCGCGCTATCCGAAAGCAAAAACGAATCGATCAGAACGTTTGGTACTAATATAAAGTCCGAGCTCCAACTGCTTTGCAGTTGGGGGGAAAAGCCTCCGAATGAAAAAAAGTGGACCGAATTCATATCCCGTTTTACCCTGCTGTTGATCCTTTATGAAGGTGCTGACGATGAGGCCGGTCAACTGGCCCGCAGTCTTGGTCGTGAGATCGATTCTCTATGGGTTTTTCTTGAAGAAAACGGAGTTGAACCCACTAATAATCGGGCAGAACGTGCGTTGCGCTTTAGTGTGCTCTGGCGAAAACGAAGTAACGGAACCCAGAGCGATAAAGGTAACCGATGGGTCGAACGGATTTTGTCCTTCAAACAAACATGCCGTATAAAGGGGCTGGCACCCTTTCAAATTTTACATGATTCCATCAAATGTTATTTCAAAGAACTGACGCCGAATTTAAACTGGCTCGGATAA